The Fervidobacterium pennivorans DNA segment CGGAAAAGAAACAAGCAAGAATACCCTTGCTGCGAGTGCTGGGTTGAAGATATTCTGACCTAGTCCACCGAATGCGTGCTTCACAATAGCAATAGCAAAGACCACACCTATGAGTAGCACCCACCAAGGTGTTGCCACACTGACGTTCAAAGCGAGCAACAACCCTGTGACTGCAGCACTACCATTTGGGACAAAATTTTTGTCTTTCCTCAAAACTCTCATTATAAAAAATTCAATCAGTTCAGCACTAATCATACCAAGAATAGATAATATTAATGCGTACAACCCAAAGAAAAATGTAGCTGCAATGGTGGCTGGGGCTAAAGCAATTAACACATCTATCATTATCTTCCTTGTCGAATCTTGCGTTCTTACATGTGGTGCCGATGTTGTGAGTAACTTTACATTCTTCATTTCTTACCACCTCGCAGTGTGCGGTAGACTTTCTTTGCGAGCTTTATCGACTTGACGTGTTCAACGTTAGCTGGACAGATGTAAGTACAAGAACCACATTCAATACAATCAAGCAAACCGATAGCTGCCGCTTCATCGTATTTTTTCTTTCTTGCAAGCAAATCAAGCAAATAAGGCTGTAGGTTCATTGGACACACATGGACACAGTAAGAACACCTGATACAGTTCGTACTTTCACGTTTTTGTTCCGGTATAACGGTAATACCGTTATTTCCTTTTAAAAGAGGTGTATCCAAATTTGGAACTGGTATACCCATCATTGGTCCGCCCATTAACACTTTTAATTCGTTGTAACCTTCGGCAAACCCATCTCCCAGTCTTTCAATAATCCACGAAATCGGGGTTCCTATTCTAACCCACCAATTCCCCTTCCTGTTCACACCATCACCAGTTAGTGTCATTCCACGCTCAACGAGTGGTCTCCCATCTACAACTGCCTGTTTTATCGCAACCATCGTACTGACATTTTGCACAACTACACCAACATCCATTGGTAAACCACCACTTGGCACTTCCCTGCCAGTAATCGCCTTTATCAATTGTTTTTCAGCACCCTGAGGATATTTTGTTTTCAACGCTGCAACCTTTACCTTCCCTTTCCATTTCCTCTCAAGATGTTCAATGGCATCCTTCTTGTTGTACTCGATGCCTATGTAAACTTCTTTGACACCTAAAATCTTCTTGGTAATCTCAATGCCTTCTAAGAGCTCTTCATCCATCTCAAGCATTACTCTGTGGTCAATAGTAAGATATGGCTCGCACTCCGCTCCGTTTATTATGAGTGTATCAACGGGTTTTGAAGGGTTCAGTTTCACATGTGTCGGGAACATCGCTCCACCAAGTCCAACAACACCTGCTTTTTTGATTTGCTCGATAAGCTCTTCTTTTGTGACCGTTGTCCAATCCAGTTTAGGTAGTAATTCCCACTCATCCTCTCCCGTTCTTTCGATAGTTACAGCTTCGACAGCCATACCGTGGACTGCACTGTTGATTTTTGCTACGTTTGTCACAGTCCCTGTAACAGGAGAGTGCACATAAGCGGAAACAGGACCCTGTGGTTCCCCAATAACCTGCCCTGTTTTCACTTGCTGGCCAACTTCCACAACAACCTTTGCTGGTGCACCTGTGTGTTGTGCCATGAGCACAACAACTTTTTCTGGCAGTGGTGCTTTTTGAATCTTTTCGTGCTCTGTTAACTTCTTTTCAGGTGGATGGACTCCTCCTTTAAACGTTAACAACTTCACTCACCACACCTCCCAGTGAAGGAAATAAAAAATCAATGTCAAACATTTTTCTTACATTCCGTGGAGAATCTATAAGATACAACAAAAAAAGGTAGGTTAAATGAAACCCACTCAATGATATTATATACCCTTTTTGCAAGTTTTTAAAAGAGAATTTTTGTCTAATTTATATGAATTTTCTTAAACCAAATGATAAACGAATCTATCTTCATACTTAAAAACAATGAAATCTCTTTCAAGTACCTGCTTACGTTTTAGTCTTTCTACTTTCGAATAGTCGAAAAATACTCGCAAATTCTTATTCGGCAATATCTTCATACCAGAAACAACATCCAGTGGAATGCCTCGATAATAACCATAGAACTTCAAAAGTGATATATTGTACTTTGAGCTAATGGCTTGAACGGCATTTAATATGGCAGATTTTTCAACATACTGGGCAGGTACATAATCGATGGAAGACAGAACAGGTGGGAATTTTTCTGGCTTTCGGAACTCTACTTTGAATAGCTGCCTTGGAGTTTTAAACCCTAACCCATTAATCGTTAGGTCGTTTCCTAAAACTTCTACGCTTTCCACTTTTGAGATATGTACATCAGGATTTAATATCTCAACGTCCGCTACGTTTAATTCATTAATAGCAAAACGAAAATTCTGTGCTTCATTGAAAACTATCGTGGAACTGTTTGAATTTAGAGAATTTAAACCATCAAATGAACTTACCGTCAGGTTATGCTCGCTCAAGCAAAAACCCTCAATATTTTGTTCTATTGAATCTTTTATGTCTTTAAAAACAAAGTTCTCATTTTCCTGTGGGAAGGAATAATCTTTGTATGAAACATCAAATGAAGAGTGCAGATCATGTATAGCTGGGGCATCGAATTCAAAACCTTCTACCTTTGTTGGAAAAGTCACTTCGATACTGTGAAACACCGTTTCGACCGAAACATCGGGACTTTTGTATTTCAAAAACCCGAGTTCCATCCGTAGTGTTTCAATTATTTCTCTTGCGATTCGCATACGTATTTCAGCGCCTTTTCAACCCTATCAAAAGGTTCCATGATATCAATCTTGGAGGCGTAATCTAAAATTTTCTGAACAACATTATCATCAACCTTAGCGTTTTCTGGGAATGTAATCCTTATACTCTTGTTGTTGAAATTAACAACCGCTTCGTTACTTTCCCTTTTCTCAGAAACAGGCTGTGGCAACAACGTTACCATAACCGTGTTCTTATCAAACAACAAGGTCGGGTCTTGGACAAGTATCACTTCAGGCTTATTCTCCAAGCGCTGAACCAATCCTTTTGCAATGATTTCTGCGTGTAGGTAGTATTCGAGAGAATTCCCATAGATGATTTCCTGGAGTTTCGTAGGTGTGACAGGTTCGGAGTATTTGAACTCAACTGGTATACCTAAATCGTTTATAACCAGTACTCCTCCAAGATGCTTACCATCTATATTCATTACACTTAAGTAACCAATCATACTCTCACATCCAACAGATGGGCTCCATCCTGCCTGAGAATTTCTTTTTCATTTCTTTCTTGTTTTTTACCACCTCTTGCCTGAGTTCCGATATATTCACCTTGGCTTCTACCCTCGGTGGCTGTTTTTACATTTTTTTGCTCTGTGCTTTGCACATTGGTTGTACTTTGAAGCTGAGCTTGTGCTTTTCTTTCAACACTTTGGGCACTATGTGCAACAGCTGCTTGCGCAGCGTATTGTTGCAAACTAACCATATGGGAACTGTCATGACTCACCCTTAAAATAATCGTTTGATTTTGAATCCCGCTGATTGGTTCAGCCACGGTCTTCACCTCGAAGTACTCACAAATAAAACTCTATCCTTGTGTATCTTTATTGCCTGTTCTGTCCTTTGAAGATTCCAACTCTTGTTCTCCCTCAAGCATCTTTCTGAGCTTTGAAAGAATTGCGCCGATGATTTGCGAAACCCTGGATTCGGTCACACCAAGCACAGCAGCGATTTCTTTTAAAGATAAGTCGTGCTCAAATCTCAATGAAAGGATAAGTTTTTCTTTCTCGTCTAATTTATTTATCGACTCAACGAGCTGTTCATAAAGTATGGATTTCCAAGCCTTTTCCTTGACATCTTCACTACTTGGAATTTCATAATAATTTGATGGGTCCGAACTTTCCTCATCTACACCAAATAAATATTCATCTAAATTCACATACTGTTTCAACAACAGTTCATTGTAAATTTGTTCGACTTCTTGAACACTCATCCCCAAGATTTCAGCAAGTTCCTCATAGGTGGGCAACCTCTGGTGCTTAGTATAAAACTCAGCAATTTCATTATCCAACTTCTTTATATCCTGCCTCACATTTTTTGGTAAATAATCTAACTTTCTTAGATAATCTATCATAGCACCTTTTATACGTGTGTAAACGTATGTCTTGAACGTAGCTCCATGACGTGGGTCGTATTTATCTACGGCTTGAAGCAGGGCTACAACCCCTTCTTGTATAAGGTCGTCAATTTCTACGTTGTGCGGTAAATTCACCTTCAAATCCCTTGCCAAACGTGTGACAAGTGGCAAATATTCCTTCACAATGGCATCTTTGTTGAGAATCAAATCTCAACAACCTCCACAGAATCTCCTGTTTTGACCTTTCGAATAAGTAATTTTCCAGTTTCGATGTCGTATTCTATACTCCTTGCCTTGTTTCCGCCAGTGTCTTCTGCTAACAACTTAACCCCATTCCTCTGCAAAGCAGTCTTAACTGCTTCAACGTTTCTTGCACCTATATCCATTGCCGATTGAAACATCGATGCTCCACCCGCGATTTTTGCTTCCAACCTTGAACGTGAGGCTCCCATTTTTACTAATTCTTCGACAACCAAGCTAACACCCGTATCAGCGAATTTACCAGGCGTATTCGTTGGTCTACCTCCACTATCTGGAAGCATCACATGGACCATTCCACCCACTTTGGCAACAGGGTCACGAATACAGACTCCCACACAAGACCCAAGACCCAAGGTAACTAAAATTGCAGGATTTTTTTCAACTGCCCATTCTCCGATTCCGATAATAACTTTTTTCTTCATATTGTCACATCCCCAACGCCTTTAGAAGTTTCTCAAGAGAATCTACAGAAGGTACTAACAGTAAGTAGCCTTGGAGTGCTTCTTCTAACCCTTCTATCTCTATAATGGTTTCAACAAGAAGTATATTTTCCTCACCTGCCAATGCAAGTGGTATCGAGATTTCAGAGATTATAGCACTTATCATGTCAACTATTAACTCTGGTGGTTCCGGATTTATGAAAAGATTCGTAAACCCAGCAAGTGCTGTTATATAGGAACCGCACATAATATTACCAATCTCTTTCATCATTGAAGATGTAAACTCGTCCATCTCCGTTATGTCAGTTATTTCCATCCCGGTAAGCACTCTGGCAAGCGTTTTAACAGTTTTCGGGTCAAAGACCAAAAGTATCTCACCAGTCATGTCTTCTTTGAGTTCCATTTTCACTGAGCAAACCACTTCTTCAGGATTTTCGAAAAGAAAGGGTATTTTAGAAATAGGTATCACCTTTACCTGAGGGACTGAAATTTCCACTTTTTTGTCAAGCATCATGGAAAGTGCTGTAGCTGCGTTACCAGTGCCTATATTCCCTACTTCTTTAATTGCATCCAGTTGTGCTTCGTTGAGTTTTTCTAACATCATCTTTCCTCCCTTCGAATCTACTTTTTATTTGACGGCCTTCATCTTAATTTCTTTTTGGAATATAAACCTTACAAGTGCTTTTTCCAAAGCAAGTGGTACGTCGAGGAACTGTACACCGTACATAAATCCCTCATCTATTTGCTCGTCTTGTCGTACAACCTTAGATTTCTGTTTGTTTAACAAAAGCTCGTTGTCAAGCTTTAAATCGATATATATTATATCACCCATTTTCAAATATTTTTTCGTTACCATCATCATTCCACCTGCACTAATGTTGCGTGTGGTAAATGCGTAGGACTCTGCATCTGGTTCATCAGAGAGATAAAATCTTCCTTCCAGGTAAAGGGGTATCCTAACAAACTTTCTTCTTTCCGTTTTGCGAACGGTTTCAGGAAAAGGAACGGGTATAACATAAATATTGTCACGCTTGATAACACCAAGAGAAATTGTGTCAAATTCGTAAATCGAAGACCGGTCAAATAAGTTGACCGTCATACGCACACCTTTGGGTATGGGGATAAATCTTCCCTTGTAAGAAGGTATTGAGAGAAAAAGAATGCGTTTTTCTAAATCTATGTCAACAACATTGCTCTTGTACTCGCCCTCGAGTTCTTTCACCATTGTTATCCTTATCAATGCAGGTATTCCTACTTTTAAAGCTTTTTGGGCATCAACCAATTCCACATACGCCATCAGATAACCTCTCCTATGGTTTTGTATTTTTCAACAAGCTTCATCCAAAAGGCTTCAGGATTTGGAATATAGATACCGTATCGATAACATTCTTCTTCTTCGACCGACCACATTACATTTCCCTCTAAAGTTTTCTCATCGTTACCCTTGAATTTAAGTTCGACGTTTTCTCTGACTCTCGGCTTGAACTCAGAAATCACCTGGCAACCGTTTTCCGAAACATCAATAATCAAAGAATTAAAGCCGTATATTGAGCAAGGTTCAAAAGCTGCATAACGTGGTTTTGAACGCCTTTGTAAAATTCCTGCTTTTTCTAAAGCCACGTATTCATATATTCCTTCCTCGTGACTTGATAATTTAACTATAACCGAAAGTACAAAACCCTCTATGGGTATATCCACTCTCAAAACTTCTGGTACTGACGCAAAAGAGAGGAAAGAGACCTTGATGCTCTTTCCTTTTAATTCCTTCAACTTTACGAGCAATTCTCCATCCTTTGAAAAACCTCTTAGCACCGCACCAGACAAATTAGCATTCACATACTCTTCCAGCGTCACTTATTATCACCTCGGAAGAACCTCAAGAACTTCTGTATTAGTGTATCTCCTTGTACCTTTTTTACTTCGCCTTTAAGCAAATAGGAAGCTATGCGCATGACTGAAAACGATGGTTGTATACTTCTGTACTTTAAAGCAAACAACTGACGGTCGTGGATACTTTTTACCACAAGTGGATGTTCTTTTATCATTGTGACTGATGAAACCTTGTTCCCAATGAATTTTTCCACGACTTCGGAAAAACGTTCCATAAGACTTGTCGCTTCCTTTATATTTTGAACCATATTCGCCACAATGTGTATATCCTCGCCTTTTATTCCCTTTATGCTAAGTAATTTTACCATCGTGTATGTGTTAACAACAGACGTTGGTTCCGGCGTGGTGAGAACAATAAATTGATCAACCAGAGCTAAAAACGGCATATACGAATTTGAAAATCCAGGCGGCATATCCATAAAGACGATATCGTAATTTTCAAGAAGTTTCAGAAAGCTTGTTGCAAAGTCTTTGATAACAAATTCATTCATTGCAAGCAAATCCGACACATCACCACCCAAGGAGATAAGGTCTACACCATAACTCGTTGGTGTTATCAACTCTTCTATGCCACATTTGTGGTTCACGAAATCTTTTATAGAATGTTTCGGATATACTCCAAGTAATATATCAGCGTTAGTAAATCCCACATCCGTATCGAGTAGCAAGACCTTCTTACCATTTTCGGCAACTACTGCTGCCAAATTTGTTGCAACAAGTGTTTTTCCAACCCCACCTTTTCCACTTATGACAGCTATAATATCACTTTTCTTAAGGTTACTTGCTTGATCTTGCATCTTTCAACACCTCACGTGCTAGAAGAACAGCTAACTCTCTACTATTCGCTTCCATTATATCGTCTGGCACACGTTGTCCATTCGTTATATACGCTATTGGAACATTTAAGAACGTAGGAACATTGACAAAATGTCCATAAGAAGAGGTTTCATCCATCTTCGAAAGTACAACATGCGTAGGCGAAACTATTGAGAACCTACTAGTTATTTCCTTGACATCCTCTGACCTGTATTGCATACCTACTATCAAGAAGACGAGGTCTGGGTCAACAACCTCAGCCATTGCTTTTATTTCCGTCATATGCAGCTCGTTTTTCTGACTCCTACCTGCTGAATCGATGAGGATAACATCGTAGTCAGATAGCGCCTCAACCTCTAACTTTGCCTCCTTTGGTGTGTAAGCCACTCTGATAGGTACATCCAGAAGCATTGCGTACGTCTTTAACTGGTCAACTGCGGCTATTCTGTAAGTGTCAAGTGTAATAATCCCTACACGTTTGTGGTCATTGAGCTTCAATTTCGCAGCCAATTTTGCTAAAGTGGTGGTTTTACCAACACCTGTCGGTCCAACAAAAAGAACCTTTCCTTTTATATCAGGCACGGATGTGTTTAAAAAAGGAAGAAACATTTCAGAAAGTATCAGCCTAGTGTTTTCGTTGCTGAAATCGAGTTCCTGATACTTAACTCTGGCATACTCTATAACCTTTTCTGCAATCTCGTCGTCGACATCTTGCTTTTCTAATGCTTTTCTCAAATCTTGCACCCACTGTGGTTCGTTCGCCCTTTGTGATGCGATCATCGATTTCAATTCCATCATCATTCTCTTAAGCTCAGTCAAATCTTCTGAAGATTGCTGTGGTTGTTTTGTTTTAGAGAGTATCTCCTGAAGTTTGTAAATCTGCCCCTTCTCCTCGGTCTGTGGCACTTTCTTTTCCTCAATTGCTGCCGTTACTTCAAGATAAGTCTTGGCGCCTATCCCAAGGAAACCGCCTTTTTTTACCTTTCGTGTGCTTAATATAACCGCATCTTTTCCCAGCTCGACTCTTATCTTTTCGAAAGCTTCTTTGATGTCAGTCACCAGATACTTTTTCACAATCATATCCTCACCACACCCTCGATTGAAAGGTTAACATCCTCAGGAACCTCTTCAAATGCTATAACCGTAATACCTGGTATGAACCTGAGCACCATTCTTGCAAGGTAAGGGCGAATAGCGCCAGAGACTACGAGAATTGGTGAATAACCTTTCCTCATGAGTTGTTCCAATTCCTGGGAAATCTTCTCTATAATTTCCCTCATAATTTGTGGGTTGACGCTTAGATATCTACCCTCATCGCTCTCCGAAATCGATTCGGTTAGAATTCTTTCTAATTCACTATCGAGTGCAACTGCATGAATTTGCTTGTCTTGACTCACCAGTTTACTTGCAATCTGCCTTTTCAACCCTCTTCTTACGTATTCTACTAAACTTTCAACGTCCCTAGCCCTTTCAGTATTGTCGAGGATAAGTTCAAAAATAAACGGCAAATTCCTTATTGACACACCTTCGCGTAACAACTCTTGTAAAACTTTCTTTACCACCGTGGGCTTCACAACGTTAAAGACATCATCCACCAATCTATCAAATTTGTTCCTTAAACCGTCGACAAGAAGCTGGAATTCTTTGTTACCTAGTAATTCCGGTGCATACCTTCTCAGGATTTCTGTTACGTGCGTGGCAAAGACCGTCGGTGGGTCAACAACCGTGTAACCTTTTTGAATTGCCTCGTCTTTCTTGGACTCATCTATCCAAAACGCTTGCAACCCAAAGGCTGGCTCCTTAACCTCTATACCGGGTATGCGTTCGGTGATGAAACCTGGGTTGATTGCAAGCAATCTATTTGGGAAGAGTTCATACCTTGCAACTTCTGCACCACGTATATAGATTGCATATTCGTTTGGTTTTAGTAAGACGCTATCCCTGACCCTTATAGGTGAAAGAACAAGACCTAATTCTTGAGCAAGTTGCCTACGTATCATTGTCAAACGTTCTAACATATCTCCGCCTTGGGACAAGTCAGCCAACGGCAAAAGTCCATATCCAATATTTACCTCAACAGTGTCCGACTGCAATACCTCTGCCACTTCCTCAGGAGTTGAAAGTACAGGACCCGCTGGCGCTCCAGTTGGTGGTCCACCAACTACACCTGGAGTTCCCGCCACACCAGGTTGTATTTGTGGCTGTGCTTCTTCTTTAATCATGATTCCAACAACCAAAAACATGCCACCTATAAGCAAGCTTGTGAAAGTTGGAAGCGGGGTAAACAATCCAAGAAGTATAATGACAACACCTGTGAGTATGATAACTTTCTTTTCCCCGGAAAGCTCCTTTAGCAGTTCTGTTCCAAGATTATCTTTTGTTGCGCTCCTTGAAACAATAATACCGGTAGCAGTCGATACCATCAACGCAGGTATTTGGGATACCAATCCATCTCCAACCGTGTAGAGCAAAAAAATCTTCGCCGCATCTGCGAACCCTAACCTGTGCATCAATACACCGATTATTATACCACCAATGCTATTAACCAACGTTATAATTATGCTCGCTATAGCATCTCCACGGACAAATTTCGAAGCACCGTCCATTGCACCGTAAAAGTCCGCTTCGCGTCTTATTTCTTCTCTGCGTCTTCTCGCCTCTTCTTCCGTTATCAATCCAGCGTTCAAATCAGCATCAACGCTCATTTGTTTTCCAGGCATAGCATCGAGCGTGAACCTTGCAGCAACCTCAGCAATCCTCTCAGAACCACGTGTAATAACAATAAACTGAATTATCACAAGTATCAGAAACACAACGATACCAACAACGTAATTTCCACCAACGACAAAATTACCAAACGTCTGTATGACCCTTCCCTGAAACTTCGGACCTTCCAACAAGATAGCCCTTGTTGATGCCACATTCAAAGCCAACCGGAATATCGTCACAATCAACAGTATTGTCGGGAAAGAAGCAAGCTCTAGTGCATGAGTGATGTACATTGTGGAGAAGAGAATAACCAAAGATATTGATATATTAAATAGCTGGAAAAAATCCAGCAAAAAATCCGGAATTGGTATTATCATCAAAAGCACAATAGCAACAACTAACAACGCTACTGCAACATCTGCCTTCATCTTATCACCTCAGCTAATCGAAAGCTTACGGCTGTTCTTTTCTCAATTAAAGCTTAAAGCATTATCTATCCAAGACGTATTTTAAATTTTCTAAAAATTTTCAAAAATCCTTTGAACGATTTCAGATTTCAGTGGTCTAATTATAATAGAGGGCGAGGAAAAAGAAATTCGATTTTCGAAAGTATACCGTAACAAGTTTGTTCTGCAATATTATAATTAAAGTCACTAATAAATTAACACAAACTAATTCAACCTATGGTACACTTTAACCAGAGAACCCCCTATCCCCCTTGAGATACACCCCCCACGGCTTTATGCGGGCGAAAAAGCCCGCTTTTTTTAACTTACTATTTTCCAACACAGAAGTTAGCGAAGATATTGTCCAACAAATCATCCGTAAAATTCGTCCCAAGTAATTTATCAAGCTCAGAAAGTGCGTTTCGAATATCTATTGAGACGATATCTACTGGATACCCACCGCTGAGTGCTTCCAAAGCTTTTTTCAAATGCTGATAGACTATTCTCAAATGCTCAAGTTGCCTTCTAGTGGTTACATGAGACAGCTGCCCATCCTCTATCAAAGGTCTCACACGTTCAATGATTTTATCTTCCAAAGTTCTCAAACCTTCGCCTGTGGAGGCACTTATGTAAACATCACTTCCATTATCTGAAAGTTTCGAGACTTTATCCCCGATATCCGTCTTGTTCCAAACTGCGATAAAATTGCTATCCCTAATGATATTCAAAATATACTCATCTTCTTTCGTAAATCCTGTAGTTGCGTCAAGCACGAATAATACAACATCAGCTTGACTTGCTTCTCGTATCGCCCTTTCGATTCCTATT contains these protein-coding regions:
- a CDS encoding P-loop NTPase encodes the protein MQDQASNLKKSDIIAVISGKGGVGKTLVATNLAAVVAENGKKVLLLDTDVGFTNADILLGVYPKHSIKDFVNHKCGIEELITPTSYGVDLISLGGDVSDLLAMNEFVIKDFATSFLKLLENYDIVFMDMPPGFSNSYMPFLALVDQFIVLTTPEPTSVVNTYTMVKLLSIKGIKGEDIHIVANMVQNIKEATSLMERFSEVVEKFIGNKVSSVTMIKEHPLVVKSIHDRQLFALKYRSIQPSFSVMRIASYLLKGEVKKVQGDTLIQKFLRFFRGDNK
- a CDS encoding PilZ domain-containing protein, which produces MTLEEYVNANLSGAVLRGFSKDGELLVKLKELKGKSIKVSFLSFASVPEVLRVDIPIEGFVLSVIVKLSSHEEGIYEYVALEKAGILQRRSKPRYAAFEPCSIYGFNSLIIDVSENGCQVISEFKPRVRENVELKFKGNDEKTLEGNVMWSVEEEECYRYGIYIPNPEAFWMKLVEKYKTIGEVI
- the cheC gene encoding CheY-P phosphatase CheC encodes the protein MLEKLNEAQLDAIKEVGNIGTGNAATALSMMLDKKVEISVPQVKVIPISKIPFLFENPEEVVCSVKMELKEDMTGEILLVFDPKTVKTLARVLTGMEITDITEMDEFTSSMMKEIGNIMCGSYITALAGFTNLFINPEPPELIVDMISAIISEISIPLALAGEENILLVETIIEIEGLEEALQGYLLLVPSVDSLEKLLKALGM
- the rsxC gene encoding electron transport complex subunit RsxC; the protein is MKLLTFKGGVHPPEKKLTEHEKIQKAPLPEKVVVLMAQHTGAPAKVVVEVGQQVKTGQVIGEPQGPVSAYVHSPVTGTVTNVAKINSAVHGMAVEAVTIERTGEDEWELLPKLDWTTVTKEELIEQIKKAGVVGLGGAMFPTHVKLNPSKPVDTLIINGAECEPYLTIDHRVMLEMDEELLEGIEITKKILGVKEVYIGIEYNKKDAIEHLERKWKGKVKVAALKTKYPQGAEKQLIKAITGREVPSGGLPMDVGVVVQNVSTMVAIKQAVVDGRPLVERGMTLTGDGVNRKGNWWVRIGTPISWIIERLGDGFAEGYNELKVLMGGPMMGIPVPNLDTPLLKGNNGITVIPEQKRESTNCIRCSYCVHVCPMNLQPYLLDLLARKKKYDEAAAIGLLDCIECGSCTYICPANVEHVKSIKLAKKVYRTLRGGKK
- the flhF gene encoding flagellar biosynthesis protein FlhF, whose product is MIVKKYLVTDIKEAFEKIRVELGKDAVILSTRKVKKGGFLGIGAKTYLEVTAAIEEKKVPQTEEKGQIYKLQEILSKTKQPQQSSEDLTELKRMMMELKSMIASQRANEPQWVQDLRKALEKQDVDDEIAEKVIEYARVKYQELDFSNENTRLILSEMFLPFLNTSVPDIKGKVLFVGPTGVGKTTTLAKLAAKLKLNDHKRVGIITLDTYRIAAVDQLKTYAMLLDVPIRVAYTPKEAKLEVEALSDYDVILIDSAGRSQKNELHMTEIKAMAEVVDPDLVFLIVGMQYRSEDVKEITSRFSIVSPTHVVLSKMDETSSYGHFVNVPTFLNVPIAYITNGQRVPDDIMEANSRELAVLLAREVLKDARSSK
- a CDS encoding flagellar brake protein produces the protein MAYVELVDAQKALKVGIPALIRITMVKELEGEYKSNVVDIDLEKRILFLSIPSYKGRFIPIPKGVRMTVNLFDRSSIYEFDTISLGVIKRDNIYVIPVPFPETVRKTERRKFVRIPLYLEGRFYLSDEPDAESYAFTTRNISAGGMMMVTKKYLKMGDIIYIDLKLDNELLLNKQKSKVVRQDEQIDEGFMYGVQFLDVPLALEKALVRFIFQKEIKMKAVK
- a CDS encoding FliA/WhiG family RNA polymerase sigma factor codes for the protein MILNKDAIVKEYLPLVTRLARDLKVNLPHNVEIDDLIQEGVVALLQAVDKYDPRHGATFKTYVYTRIKGAMIDYLRKLDYLPKNVRQDIKKLDNEIAEFYTKHQRLPTYEELAEILGMSVQEVEQIYNELLLKQYVNLDEYLFGVDEESSDPSNYYEIPSSEDVKEKAWKSILYEQLVESINKLDEKEKLILSLRFEHDLSLKEIAAVLGVTESRVSQIIGAILSKLRKMLEGEQELESSKDRTGNKDTQG
- the flhA gene encoding flagellar biosynthesis protein FlhA, producing the protein MKADVAVALLVVAIVLLMIIPIPDFLLDFFQLFNISISLVILFSTMYITHALELASFPTILLIVTIFRLALNVASTRAILLEGPKFQGRVIQTFGNFVVGGNYVVGIVVFLILVIIQFIVITRGSERIAEVAARFTLDAMPGKQMSVDADLNAGLITEEEARRRREEIRREADFYGAMDGASKFVRGDAIASIIITLVNSIGGIIIGVLMHRLGFADAAKIFLLYTVGDGLVSQIPALMVSTATGIIVSRSATKDNLGTELLKELSGEKKVIILTGVVIILLGLFTPLPTFTSLLIGGMFLVVGIMIKEEAQPQIQPGVAGTPGVVGGPPTGAPAGPVLSTPEEVAEVLQSDTVEVNIGYGLLPLADLSQGGDMLERLTMIRRQLAQELGLVLSPIRVRDSVLLKPNEYAIYIRGAEVARYELFPNRLLAINPGFITERIPGIEVKEPAFGLQAFWIDESKKDEAIQKGYTVVDPPTVFATHVTEILRRYAPELLGNKEFQLLVDGLRNKFDRLVDDVFNVVKPTVVKKVLQELLREGVSIRNLPFIFELILDNTERARDVESLVEYVRRGLKRQIASKLVSQDKQIHAVALDSELERILTESISESDEGRYLSVNPQIMREIIEKISQELEQLMRKGYSPILVVSGAIRPYLARMVLRFIPGITVIAFEEVPEDVNLSIEGVVRI
- the cheD gene encoding chemoreceptor glutamine deamidase/glutamate methylesterase CheD, with product MKKKVIIGIGEWAVEKNPAILVTLGLGSCVGVCIRDPVAKVGGMVHVMLPDSGGRPTNTPGKFADTGVSLVVEELVKMGASRSRLEAKIAGGASMFQSAMDIGARNVEAVKTALQRNGVKLLAEDTGGNKARSIEYDIETGKLLIRKVKTGDSVEVVEI